The Coffea eugenioides isolate CCC68of chromosome 8, Ceug_1.0, whole genome shotgun sequence genome has a segment encoding these proteins:
- the LOC113779784 gene encoding pentatricopeptide repeat-containing protein At5g46580, chloroplastic, whose translation MAAKLSAVLDVHHCNISYPSDKNQPPHFTSPLRISTKKFTIFCTSSKSPPKTAPGKAESRKRKTPSLSEQLKPLSNTILSDRPNESHQLLSKPKSVWVNPTKPKPSVLSLQRQKRSSYSYNPQIRDLKHFAKKLNDCDPADDAAFQAILEEIPHPPNRDNALLVLNSLRSWQKTLLFFNWIKTLNLFPLETIFYNVTMKSLRFGRQFQHVENLANEMIENGVELDNITYSTIITCAKRCNLFDKAVQWFERMYKTGLMPDEVTYSAVLDVYAKLRKVEEVMSLYERGRASGWKPDPIAFAVLGKVFGEAGDYDGIRYVLEEMKSLGVQPNLVVYNTLLEAMGKAGKPGLARSLFEEMLDSGITPNEKTLTALIRIYGKARWAKDALELWDRMRLNGWPVDFILYNSLLSMCADLGLEEEAERLFEDMKGSESRKPDSWSYTAMLNIYGSGGNADKAMRMFEEMSEKGVELNVMGCTCLIQCLGRAKRIDDLVQVFESSVNGGIKPDDRLCGCLLSVVSYCEGEDVNKVLACLHKANQNLVAFIKSLEEEDTKFENVKQEFKGILSNTAVDARRPFCNCLIDIFRNRNLRERAHELLYLGTMYGLYPGLHTRTEEEWRLNVRSLSVGAAHTALEEWMQTLTKLVQRREALPEVLSASTGAGSHKYSQGLANAFASHAEKLAAPFKLREDKAGGLFVATREDVISWVQSRAASLASIA comes from the coding sequence ATGGCTGCAAAACTCTCAGCCGTTTTAGATGTTCACCACTGCAACATATCATATCCTTCAGACAAAAATCAGCCACCACATTTCACCTCTCCGTTAAGAATCTCCACCAAAAAGTTCACCATTTTTTGCACTTCATCCAAATCTCCTCCAAAAACTGCTCCAGGAAAAGCAGAATCCCGAAAGAGAAAAACCCCATCTTTATCCGAGCAGCTGAAGCCTCTCTCCAACACCATTCTTTCTGACCGACCAAATGAATCCCATCAACTCTTATCCAAACCTAAGTCCGTATGGGTCAATCCCACAAAGCCAAAGCCGTCTGTCCTCTCTCTCCAACGCCAGAAGCGCTCTTCTTATTCCTACAATCCTCAAATCAGAGACCTCAAACACTTTGCCAAGAAACTCAATGATTGTGACCCTGCTGATGACGCTGCTTTTCAGGCAATTCTTGAAGAAATCCCACATCCACCCAATAGAGATAATGCCCTGCTGGTGCTCAACAGTTTGAGAAGTTGGCAAAAgactcttctttttttcaattgGATTAAGACTCTGAATTTGTTTCCTCTAGAAACAATCTTTTATAATGTGACAATGAAGTCTTTGAGGTTTGGCAGGCAGTTTCAGCACGTGGAGAACCTTGCTAATGAGATGATTGAAAATGGGGTTGAGCTCGATAATATTACTTATTCTACTATCATCACTTGTGCAAAAAGATGTAATCTTTTCGATAAGGCGGTCCAGTGGTTTGAGAGGATGTATAAAACTGGGCTGATGCCTGATGAGGTGACTTACTCTGCTGTTCTTGATGTTTATGCAAAGCTGAGGAAAGTTGAGGAGGTGATGAGTTTGTATGAGAGAGGGAGGGCCAGTGGTTGGAAGCCTGATCCTATTGCTTTTGCTGTGTTGGGGAAGGTGTTCGGTGAAGCAGGGGATTATGATGGTATAAGGTatgttttggaagaaatgaaGTCACTTGGGGTACAACCTAATTTAGTTGTGTATAATACACTACTGGAAGCAATGGGTAAGGCCGGGAAGCCTGGACTGGCTAGGAGTTTGTTTGAGGAAATGTTGGATTCAGGGATTACCCCGAATGAAAAAACGCTAACAGCATTGATTAGGATTTATGGGAAGGCAAGATGGGCTAAAGATGCTTTGGAGCTTTGGGATCGGATGAGATTGAATGGATGGCCTGTGGATTTCATATTGTATAATTCTTTGTTGAGCATGTGTGCTGATCTTGGGTTGGAAGAAGAGGCTGAGAGGCTGTTTGAGGATATGAAGGGATCTGAAAGCCGTAAACCGGACAGCTGGAGCTATACTGCGATGCTTAATATATATGGCAGTGGTGGGAATGCTGACAAGGCAATGAGGATGTTTGAGGAGATGTCCGAGAAGGGTGTTGAGCTCAATGTCATGGGATGTACATGTTTGATTCAGTGCCTAGGAAGAGCGAAGAGAATTGATGATTTGGTTCAGGTGTTTGAGAGTTCAGTCAATGGTGGTATCAAACCAGATGATAGGCTTTGTGGGTGTTTGCTGTCCGTCGTGTCCTACTGTGAAGGTGAAGATGTAAACAAGGTCCTTGCGTGTTTACACAAGGCTAACCAAAATTTGGTTGCCTTTATCAAGTCGTTGGAAGAAGAAGATACTAAGTTTGAGAATGTGAAACAGGAATTCAAAGGAATACTCAGTAACACTGCTGTTGATGCAAGGAGGCCTTTCTGTAATTGCTTGATTGATATTTTTCGGAACAGAAATCTCCGTGAGAGAGCTCATGAGCTTCTTTATTTGGGGACAATGTATGGATTATATCCAGGTTTACATACTAGGACTGAGGAGGAATGGCGATTAAATGTCCGATCACTCTCCGTTGGTGCAGCACATACTGCATTGGAAGAATGGATGCAAACCTTAACAAAACTTGTCCAGCGCCGAGAGGCATTGCCAGAAGTGCTATCTGCAAGCACTGGAGCAGGAAGTCACAAGTACTCTCAAGGTTTGGCCAACGCATTTGCTTCACATGCGGAGAAGCTTGCTGCTCCTTTTAAACTGAGGGAAGATAAAGCAGGAGGCCTCTTTGTGGCAACTCGAGAAGATGTGATATCCTGGGTGCAATCGAGGGCTGCATCACTTGCCTCGATAGCTTAG